A DNA window from Helianthus annuus cultivar XRQ/B chromosome 15, HanXRQr2.0-SUNRISE, whole genome shotgun sequence contains the following coding sequences:
- the LOC110910336 gene encoding uncharacterized protein LOC110910336, giving the protein MVAQWWWEKTKYGFASAKVFVLREYGIVRAAQIICFKSVANGPDDIAGRWDEMANAIPGKTPEEVKVYYEAVEHDLLEIEAGRVELPNYSDDIGDEFVVTVKKEDEAVGNLDSEVLAMGDGTKRVEKERKKATPWTEEEHRRFLQGLKVYGKGDWRSISRIMVVTRTATQVASHAQKYFLRQASLKEDNNKEENKKKKKRRRCSIHDITTADVPVVEDTQPSSSTPPTSSLNGSQGRGVPTPTPTPSSPHEGQFNGIGSQGREQSSLKLWSGIQGVTTTVTTMVVHTQPISSTPPPATSFYGGSNGRAVPTTIATSSSHYFCGGQGRGGQPPTNFYGGQGGGAPQPLNSFYGGQGRGVPTLPATNFFGEQGRAPPRYGFIKNLAPTHVKDYSLDEDFSFKTSYFSETNL; this is encoded by the exons ATGGTTGCGCAATGGTGGTGGGAGAAGACCAAATATGGGTTTGCTTCGGCAAAGGTCTTTGTACTCCGCGAGTATGGGATCGTGAGAGCCGCTCAAATTATTTGTTTTAAATCCG TGGCCAACGGCCCGGATGATATCGCCGGAAGATGGGACGAGATGGCCAATGCGATTCCGGGCAAGACTCCCGAGGAGGTGAAAGTCTACTACGAGGCGGTGGAACACGATTTACTTGAAATTGAAGCGGGTCGGGTTGAGTTACCGAATTACAGTGATGATATTGGTGATGAGTTTGTTGTTACGGTGAAAAAAGAAGACGAAGCGGTTGGGAATTTGGATTCGGAGGTGTTAGCGATGGGGGATGGAACGAAACGTGTGGAAAAAGAGCGGAAGAAAGCGACTCCATGGACCGAAGAAGAACACAG GAGATTCCTGCAGGGGCTTAAGGTTTATGGAAAAGGCGATTGGCGCAGCATATCGAGAATCATGGTGGTTACAAGGACGGCTACACAAGTCGCGAGCCATGCTCAAAAGTATTTCCTCAGGCAGGCTTCACTCAAGGAAGATAATAACAAGGAAGAAaataaaaagaagaagaagaggagaaGGTGTAGTATTCATGATATCACCACCGCGGATGTACCCGTGGTGGAGGACACACAGCCGAGTTCATCGACACCACCAACCTCTAGTTTGAATGGTAGTCAAGGAAGAGGAGtgccaacaccaacaccaacaccatcATCACCCCATGAGGGACAATTCAATGGCATTGGCAGCCAAGGAAGAGAACAATCATCGCTAAAACTATGGTCGGGAATTCAGGGCGTTACAACCACCGTTACCACCATGGTGGTGCACACACAGCCGATATCATCAACACCACCACCAGCCACTAGTTTCTATGGTGGTAGCAATGGTAGAGCAGTACCAACGACAATAGCAACATCGTCGTCCCATTATTTCTGTGGCGGTCAAGGAAGAGGAGGACAACCACCCACTAATTTCTATGGGGGACAAGGAGGAGGTGCACCGCAGCCGCTCAATAGTTTCTATGGCGGCCAAGGAAGAGGAGTACCGACACTGCCAGCCACTAATTTCTTTGGTGAGCAAGGAAGGGCACCACCGCGGTATGGGTTTATCAAAAATTTGGCTCCTACCCATGTTAAAGATTACTCTTTAGATGAAGACTTTAGTTTTAAAACCAGCTACTTTAGTGAGACTAACCTTTGA
- the LOC110914705 gene encoding transcription factor KUA1-like, translating to MGFQVRRPMRSKHTTRRWNTIYLRLKRVGLSYRIILMMMMILEGNHRLLRRFLQGLEIYGKGDWRSISRMMVVTRTATQVASHAQKYFLRQASLKYQDNNKEENRKRKKRKRSSIHDITTMVVPVQPSSATPPATSLNDGDQGTGVPAGPTTLSTHGGQSIGSHDIAATIQPTSPTTSLYGDQATTLSPFGSGRGAQSSITQWPSSTTTAVSHTQPISSSPPAASFYDSRGKDLYCGQGQPVTSFYGGQTTTSSHSGGGRGAQSSITQWPTSNTSRH from the coding sequence ATGGGATTCCAGGTAAGACGCCCGATGAGGTCAAAGCATACTACAAGGCGGTGGAACACGATTTACTTGAGATTGAAGCGGGTCGGGTTAAGTTACCGAATTatcctgatgatgatgatgatattggagGGGAATCATCGGTTGTTGAGGAGGTTCCTGCAAGGGCTGGAGATTTATGGAAAGGGGGATTGGCGGAGCATATCGAGAATGATGGTGGTTACAAGGACGGCTACACAAGTGGCTAGCCATGCCCAAAAGTATTTCCTCCGCCAGGCTTCACTTAAATATCAAGATAATAACAAGGAAGAAAATagaaagaggaagaagaggaagaggagcaGCATTCATGACATCACCACCATGGTGGTGCCTGTACAGCCGAGTTCAGCAACACCACCAGCCACTAGTTTGAATGACGGTGACCAAGGAACAGGAGTTCCAGCAGGACCAACAACATTGTCAACCCATGGGGGACAAAGCATTGGCAGCCACGACATAGCCGCAACCATACAACCAACATCACCAACCACTAGTTTATATGGTGACCAAGCAACAACACTGTCACCCTTTGGCAGTGGCAGAGGAGCACAATCATCAATAACACAATGGCCGAGCAGTACCACCACTGCAGTGTCACACACACAGCCGatatcatcatcaccaccagccGCTAGTTTCTATGACAGCCGAGGCAAAGATTTGTACTGTGGCCAAGGACAGCCAGTCACTAGTTTCTATGGCGGCCAAACAACAACATCATCACACTCTGGCGGTGGTAGAGGAGCACAATCATCAATAACACAATGGCCGACCAGTAACACCTCCAGACACTAG
- the LOC110910335 gene encoding protein PHOSPHATE STARVATION RESPONSE 1 → MSSANGTVGHIVSSSSGISSNLLHMSSVSSDETCSKRASFVTQSSGILRSTAFREYMKENNTSSWCTDSLSDFLDYTENMSSEDVGKPNDWQDWADQLIADDDGASPNWNEILVDTPVADQHPKMEYYVRKPSKTTLSLQLNTPVPASPGEACTPMTPSSCGSGSQSKPRMRWTPELHEVFMEAVNKLGGSESATPKGVLKLMKVEGLTIYHVKSHLQKYRTAKYKPESSSQGPSEKKPTLTQDLPPLDFKTSSEITEALRLQVEVQKKLHEQLEIQKNLQRRIEEQGRYLQKIFEKQCKFQPSSSTLDKSETELTNEISSSPSQPETEPGPIKLGLTSSEKQQEEEADHSESQPSKRAKLNESSSLEL, encoded by the exons ATGTCTTCAGCTAATGGGACTGTTGGTCACATAGTTTCTTCATCATCAGGGATTTCATCAAATCTTCTTCACATGTCTTCCGTTTCCTCTGACGAAACTTGTTCGAAAAGAGCCTCGTTTGTTACTCAGTCATCAGGAATTCTTCGGTCTACAGCTTTTCGCGAGTATATGAAAGAAAATAACACTAGCTCTTGGTGTACTGATTCGCTGTCTGATTTTCTTGATTATACCGAAAACATGTCGTCCGAGGATGTTGGCAAGCCAAACGACTGGCAAGATTGGGCCGATCAGCTTATTGCTGATGATGACGGTGCAAGTCCGAATTGGAACGAGATATTAGTTGACACTCCTGTTGCTGATCAACATCCAAAG atgGAATATTATGTGCGAAAACCGTCCAAAACTACATTGTCACTGCAATTAAACACACCTGTTCCTGCATCGCCTGGAGAGGCTTGCACCCCGATGACACCATCGTCGTGTGGAAGTGGGTCCCAGAGCAAGCCTCGTATGCGTTGGACACCGGAACTACATGAAGTGTTTATGGAGGCAGTCAACAAGCTCGGTGGAAGCGAAA GTGCTACCCCGAAGGGAGTATTGAAGCTAATGAAGGTTGAGGGCTTAACCATATATCATGTAAAAAGTCATCTGCAG AAATATCGGACGGCTAAATACAAACCTGAGTCTTCATCACAAG GACCTTCAGAGAAAAAGCCTACTCTAACGCAAGATTTACCGCCATTGGATTTTAAAAC GAGTTCCGAGATCACTGAAGCACTAAGATTACAGGTGGAAGTACAAAAAAAATTACATGAACAACTTGAG ATTCAAAAAAACCTACAAAGGagaatagaagaacaaggcagatACCTCCAAAAGATCTTTGAGAAGCAATGCAAGTTTCAACCCTCATCTTCCACCCTTGATAAATCAGAAACCGAGTTGACCAATGAAATCTCAAGTTCTCCAAGCCAACCCGAAACAGAACCCGGCCCGATTAAACTTGGACTAACTTCATCAGAAAAGCAACAAGAAGAAGAAGCTGACCACTCAGAATCACAACCCTCAAAACGTGCTAAATTAAACGAGTCATCATCTTTAGAGCTGTAG